accactcatttcattcaaacgcgaaaAAAAGTTAGGCAacttcttagttaggagcgcatttaagtctgacaaccaaccagaaaccttcacatgtaaacgcacacgatgcaaaacttgtccgtTTATCTCAAACACAGTTGAGCTCTCAGGACACAATCGACCcgctaaagtcactgaccacttAACATGCATCTccgtaaatgtcatctattgtataccTGCACGCTATGTAAGAAGAGCTACATActcgaaacagggagaagactggCACTCGACTGGCAGACCCCATTGTCGAACACCGTGACGGGACGTAGAAAAACTGAAACAACAAatgatgcgtccaaaccagttgcgcgccattttaattttcccaatcactcccaccacaacatgactatttgtgGGCTATCTTtacggaaacacagaaagccgcaaaggTCTCGAACAACAATGATAAACAACCTTCACCTTTCAACTGGCTACACTCTCTCCAAACGGAATTACAGTAATGAAGGCCTCTCATTTCACTAATTTTTCAGAAATTCACGAGACCATATTTCcacaatggcaaagctcctctacactctcatataaacccaCAACACCCCATAATTCCcgtattcgctctgacgaagggcttatgctcgaaacgtcagctttcgaaacctttcacggtggcaattcagcctttatcaactcgtttgataaaaccaaatttttgctttattcCATAACTTGTGTTGACCGAAGGTAAATGACGGGATGCTATCCTTCCAGAGATTCTTCCTTTGTTAACACTGAGGATTCTTCTTTTCCGAGAATTTCTGATCAGTAAAACCAATATGCAACGCATTACTCTTGTTGTCAAATACATAAAATAAGATTTTCCAGTTACATACAGTTAGTCGGTATCCAATTTAAAACCAATTTTAAGACGACATATGTTTGATTTCCTTTGGTAGCTCGATTAGCCGGGACACCCTCCGTCCATGTAAACAGGCCCTAATATAAGTAGCACGTCCAAGACAGGCACTCCAGGGGACGAATGAGACGCAAAAACGTGCTGTGggaaaagaacaacaaaagcaaacgaaaaaaaggaaaaacgttttttaaGCCGCCAGGCAAAAAAGTACCTAGTATCAACTTAATTCTTATTTCATAAACAGTAATCGAGAATAATCTTGGGCGCTCACCATTTGTACCACCCATCCGGTGAAAATATCATGTGTAAGTATTCATTGATGCAGCTTGTCCAAACTTGCAAAATagaaaaatcacaaaatgtACTAATATTAATTGGGAagttcaaaagaaaagaaaaaatacattgatTGTAAGCCGATAGCCTATAATTGCTGAAACTTTTCAAGTGGAATGGCATGCAGGTGCACAGAGTGAGATTTTGAAGGTCTACGCTCACGAAGAACGTTCGAGCGCCGAAGGCATTCCAAACAAGGGGCACCTGGGGACATGCCCCCTAGAAAATTTTGATTTATAATGTCAcggaaatgccatttccgaCAATTTCTGAAGGATATTTTATTAAATAAATCCGAAGGAAAATGCAGTAGTTGGTTGTTAATTTTACCCATCTGTAAGAGAAGGAAAGACGTGGCGTAGTTCTCTCGTTCGCTTTTGCCGCTCTAACAAGGCCGTGGACTAAAAACGGAATACTTGAAGGTGCACGcagaaaatctttaaaaaaatccCACCAATTTCTTAAGtacgcacgtgcgtatttgCTTGAAGGACGTTTCGCTCCTCGTATGTACCACTTCATTCTCCTGCTAGAATTTCCGTGTTTTCCGTATAAATGGAAGCGCCCCTTGTTATTAAAATGAATATGTTACAGTCCATTTTTACCTAGTTAAAAACCAATCTTACGAttacataataaacaaaaacttaacaAGTCCTCATTTTACAATTCTACGTTTTCCAAGTCCACTCGCCAGTCCAGTCTTCTTTTTAAGATTACCCGGTCAAGCGCTCAAACAAATTAAGCGTATTAGCCTTTTCATTGGACCAATCAAAATCGATCATAAACAAATATATAAAGGCCCCCAACTCCTTTCAATTGTAATTGGCGCCAAGGTTAAGATAGTGAGCTTTCATCCTAGagaaatacaactttatttctCAGCGAGAATGGGTCAATTAGTCTCCACCGCCCTCACATATCTAAAGCCTCTTCTTCATGAACGGCAGGAAAAAGTATTCTTTAAAAAACTCAGTGATAGGGCAACCACACCAAGCAGAGGTTCGGATTTGGCTGCAGGATACGACCTTTCTAGCGCCGAAGACATGACGATACCTAAGCAAGGCAAAGCATTAGTAAAGACGGACATCGCTATTTCGCTGCCCGAGGGGTGTTACGGACGTGTTGCGCCGAGGTAAGAGCAGAAATTTAACATTTCGTGTTTACTAGCTGGagaaaatttatccaaaagcTCCGATGCTTGAAGTGCACGTGTATAGTGCTGTATCGTGCGCGGGAATGTAGCGATGCATGAATTATTCAGCGTATTAACTCTAGACACAgttgcttgcaagtttgttgTAGACGTAAAAAATTCCATAAAATTTCCATGGAATTGGCGAATAATAGTCTAGATCATTAATTAATTGCTGTTGGCGGGAAGAAGAGTGAGTTatgtattatatatatttatcatcGAAATTGTACTCTCTCGTGTAAAGGCCCATGCACTAGTTGATAAAGTTTGTGGTATCTTTTATTGTTTTAGTTTTGGCGGTCACCTTGCATGACAGCCTTAGGCTtcgatttttgatctaacaagcatATACTTAAGAGATTTACCACTTTGCCTTTAGTGAAACCATTTTTAACACGAGGTGGATGGcatcatagttagtagtacTAACTATGATGGCATGAATTGAAGTGTGTGttaggtttcagtaggtttgtagtgagttttgatgtccaaaatggatttGTTTctgaatctttctcctttgaacattACTGTGTTGGGGAAAGTATATTTATCGATAAATATTAAATCATTTACGTTGTcagtcttttcttttgtatattttttgcAGACATAAtggatttattttgtttcttgtcCACCACATTGTGAAAGCACGCATTATCCAATGAGAATGcttagaacaaactcttcaaaaacaagaTTTGAGCATTGcctttgtgaaattcaaacatcACCTGAGAACACATGGCTATCCGAAAACAATCATAGAAAGGTCTCTTTCAAGGGTGAACTTTGCCCCTCACACACGCACACACGGGAAAAGGCGCCAACAAGAtgatttttccttttgtaacTGAGGATTCATTTGTCAAGCATTGTAAACTCCCTCTACACCTGTGGCAAATTGGCTCCCCCATGAATGATCACCCAATCCAAACCCATGCTTCCACCAACACCGTGAGACAGCCCCCTCCCATACAGATAGCTACAGccaaaagcaaaaagaaaagtctGCAGTCAAAGCATTGCACCTGAAACGGCTGGCAAAAATGCACATCTCGAAACAGtgggaatttttaatacaaaAGAAGTTGGTTGCCTGGAAGCCTCTGATAAAAGCCCCCAATTAAATTCCATTTTTCAACTTCTTGGGGTCCTTGTGCTACCGCAAATTGTGATTCTGAGGTAATTCTTTAACGTGCGCTCACATTTTGAAAATTCTACCCCTGGAATAAACAAAGTGGCTACAACATCTTTTCCTCTGAATCTGTTTAATTCAAAGAAATATGGCTCTAAAAACAAGGGAAACTCTCATAGTTTTCCCTCTGTCAGACAGATTCCTGATTTAAAATTGCCAATTCTAGTGGTGTGACGTACATGACAGGAGGATGAGTGTCTTTGATCTTCTAGTTATTCGCTTGACATTGGCTggtaataattaatttaaagtaattacacaattggttttgcacttttacttttcattggctAGTTATTACTTCATGAATTCTGCATCCATTCTTGGTTAGctgaaaatgataattattgcatGCGCTTATGATCGCCTTTgtatttgctttggttttgactttttgacagtcatttgaaaaccgctctatctcCAAGATTTAAATATTATGATCACAGTGAAACCTCGTTTTAGCGGGTACCTGCAGGAAAGAGCCAACTCACCAGACCGCTTACTGGAGGTTGGCTGTTTAAAAGAGGTTTCCAAAATGTAGTATGTAATATCTATTTAAAAATGGAACTAATATATGCATACTTTATTGCctaacaacaacaatagcaCAAAATATGAGAAAATAATCAAGTTATTGCAAGTTCATGAAAGTTTACCCTAAAAGTTCCAACGTTTGTAAGGCAATCATTTTTATTGAAACCTCATTAATAAGGTACAGTTTTGCCTTTCAACatggagtgaaaaaaaaatcagttgttaATCCAAGCGAAACTATTCTTATGTTGATTATATGTATATCACATTGTGTTTGatgatcttttaaaagaaagcgGACATGGTTCACGCATCGTTGTGTCAAAACATTGCTTTTTAATTGACTAGGTGACTGCTTAATAGATGcgaaatgcaataaaattagccatttgggaattataaattaaagtgcacctaacccctaaaatgtttttggtcataaataaataagcgtgttttgtagagtacttcttcgaaaaaatttttgaatttggttgaattctcgactttttacgattttttgaattttggaaaATGCCGCTAAAAAAGGCGGCATTTTGGTTCAAGTCCAAGTGAGAATCTATTCTTGGAGAATGAGgctagtgacgtcaattcaagaaccgattttcccgcaatcacagtgaagtcaacacatttccttcagcCAGCCGATCTTCTCTCACTATTTATCGATTGTGTTATGTATGCCATCCACGAGGCTTCAGctgaatatttaaaaatgtcaaaaacgaaaagcaaGAGCACTGGAGCAAGGTAAATGTCACACACTGTTTCGCAGCCAACAACACATGAACGTAACCTTACCACTTGCTTACTGCTACAGTGCCCTCTAGTCGATCCTTTAACTGTGTTTCTCCAGTTCTACGgtatcttttctttctctttcgtaTTGTTGTTAATTCTGCATTGCGAGCGGTTCTTCGGCAAATGCAGCAGCAGCATCTTCATCCTCGCTCTCTGACGGAGATGCGAAGGAGCTGTCGCTTTCATGTTCGATCTCGTATTCTGGAGACGAACTAAGTGGAGATTCCTCTGAATTCTCGTCACTAAAGTCTACTTCTTCTTCCGATGAACATTTCACTGTTTTGGGTAAGCTCCACTTCATAAAAACGATTCGTACCACTAAGTTTCCATAGAGACCTTACAAATCCTCTGAGAAGAATATGATGCAGATTTCaatcgttcttgaattgacgtcacagaTTTGACTCGGCCCAGACCTCTCTTTGCTCggacttgaacgaaaatctggacgacttcaaaaattcagagaaaatcGAGGCTTCCaccaaatccaaaaattttttcaaagaatcgctctacaaaacatgcttatttatttgcgaccaaaaaaaattttggggttaggtgcactttaattGTGACTGTTTCTGCTCAATAGAGATGACTGCTTAATCAAGGTCAAATTTACAGCAAATAAGGGgaccaatttttatttttatcctgACAACTGCCTGTTGAATAGAGGGTGACCTCTTAATGGATGGATGTCTGCATAATAGAGTTTgactgtattattattattattattttaatagaTCCAGTCTGTCTTGGAAGTATCATATTGATGTTGGTGCAGGTGTGGTGGATCGTGATTACAGGGGAAATGTTGGTGTGGTGCTTTTTAATTTGTCAAATACTGATTATGAGGTTCATCAGGGCGACCGTATTGCTCAACTTATTGTTGAAAGAATAAGTACCCCAGCCCTTGTGGAAGTTGAGGTGAGAAATAACACAACTGTCAGTAGGCCAGATTCAAGAATCCAAATTTTTTCAGGGGGGGTTGTTAGAGTCAAAAAGGATTTTTCATCAATTTAAGGACTTTTGGACAGTAATGTATAGAAAAAAAACAGCCAGTTCTAGTATTTTGCCAGTTAGCAGTAGTCGTCTTGTTTTTAACCCTTGCAATGCCACGTGAAATGTTAACCTCTGTTAACTGCGTATTATCTTTACTGTttgcttgaatgaaaaaaatgtaaggAGTTTGAACCACTTACGttgtataaaaaaaataagataatgATCATTTTGAATcttatagaaaaaaattaatttttggaGACAACATTAGGATTTAGACATTTTTTGGAGAATTTCAGGTAGAGCTTTAGGCCTTTTTTTGAGGATTTTTGTATCAAGGCCTAAGTGTATGTTAAAAATAAAGACAGAGAAACATAACTGTTGCAACTAGAAACAACGTAACAGACAAA
The nucleotide sequence above comes from Acropora muricata isolate sample 2 chromosome 12, ASM3666990v1, whole genome shotgun sequence. Encoded proteins:
- the LOC136892372 gene encoding uncharacterized protein — encoded protein: MGQLVSTALTYLKPLLHERQEKVFFKKLSDRATTPSRGSDLAAGYDLSSAEDMTIPKQGKALVKTDIAISLPEGCYGRVAPRSSLSWKYHIDVGAGVVDRDYRGNVGVVLFNLSNTDYEVHQGDRIAQLIVERISTPALVEVEELDDTTRGTAGYGSTGK